The segment TGTGGTCGCTCCCTGCGAAGCGTCCAGCAATCTGTCTCGATTCGACGGTGTGCGCTACACATCACGGGAACAAGCCAAAGACCTGATCGGGATGTATTCGAAGACTCGAAAAGTAAACTTTGGCGACGAAGTCATACGCCGAATTCTGCTGGGAACATATTCGCTTTCGTCGGGCTACGATCACGAGTTGTACAAGAAAGCTTCCCAGGTCCGTCGACTGATCAAAAACGATTACGATGCTGCGTTCGAAAAAGTTGACTTGATCGCGGGGCCGACCGTTCCGACGACGGCTTTCAAAATCGGCGAACACGCCAAAGACCCGTTGGCGATGTATCTGGCCGACGTCTTTACCGCGTCGGCGAACCTTGCCGGAGTGCCTGGCATTTCGTTGCCCTGCGGTTTTTCAGCCGACGACGGTTTGCCGATCGGACTGCAACTCCAAGCCAACATGTTTGGCGAATCGACTCTGTTCCGCGCCGCTCACCAATATCAAACTCAAACCGATTGGCACCTTAAAAGGCCGCAATCATCATGACGACCATCGATCGTGAGGGACTCAAGTTCAGCGATGCAAAACTGATCATTGGCCTTGAAGTTCACGTGCAACTTAAAACGGAATCGAAGCTGTTCTGCGGATGCTCCACGCAATTCGGCTCGAATCCGAACACGCAAACCTGCCCGGTCTGCACCGGGATGCCGGGAACACTTCCGGTGCTTAACGAAAAAGCGCTCGCATTGTCGATCAAAACAGGCCTCGCGCTCAATTGTGAAATCGCTCGCTATACAAAATGGGATCGCAAGAACTACTTCTATCCTGATTTGCCCAAAGGCTATCAAATCAGCCAGTTCGACAAACCGGTATGCGGTGAAGGTTTCGTCGAAGTAAAAATTCCCAAAAGTGATGAACCGGCCAGAAAGATTCGACTCGAGCGAGCTCATCTTGAAGAGGACGCTGGCAAGAGCGTGCATGACGAATCGGGCAAAGGCGGAGTTTCGAAAATCGACCTCAACCGAACCGGCACGCCGCTGTTGGAGATCGTGACCAAGCCCGACATTCGCAGTGCTGAAGAAGCAAAAGCGTTCCTGACGGAGTTGAAGCTTATCCTGGGCTATGTAGACGTTTCCGATTGCAACATGCAAGAAGGAAGTCTTCGCTGCGACGCGAATGTAAACTTGCATTTCACGGACGGCGAAGAAGCAGTTGCCACTCCGATCGTGGAGATCAAAAACCTGAACAGCTTTCGCGCTGCGGAACGGGCGATCACGCATGAAGCGCGACGACAGTTCAAAGAGTTTCGCGAAACGGGAGAAACGATCGACGACGCGCCGAAGCAGACTCGCGGCTGGGATGACAGTGCTCAGAAAACGACGCCGCAGCGGGAGAAAGAGCTTTCTGCTGACTATCGATACTTTCCCGATCCCGACCTGATCGCGGTGGTGATTTCGGAACAGGAGATCGAAGACGCGAAGAGTTCGCTCGGCGATCTGCCGGCAGCTTTGAGGGAAACGCTTCAATCCGAATACGGCTTGAACGACTATGACTCGGACGTGATCGTCAGCGCGGGTCGCGAGATGGTGGATTACTTTCGCGCCGTTGCCGATGGCTCCGGCAAACCTGGCAAACCCAATGGAAAGATGGCCAGCAACTGGGTTGGCCAGGAAGTGATGCGCTATCTAAATGAGAACGCCGCGACGATCGAAGCGTATCCGGTTGCGGCCGATGCGATGGCTGAATTACTGGCCCGCGTTACCGCTGGTGAAGTCGATCAGACCCGTGGCAAAGAAGTGCTGGCAGAGATGCTTGCGTCCGGTTGTGATGTCCAGGAGGCCTTCGATAAATTGGGCATTGTGAAGGTGGATTCGAGCGATTTGGACGCGCTTTGCCAGCAGTTGATCGAGGAAAATCCGGCTGTGATTGAGGAAATCAAAGGCGGGAAGGTGAAAGCCGTCGGCTCGCTGATCGGGAAAGCCCGGAAAATCAATCCGAATGTGAATCCCGGCGTTTTGAGAGAATCCATTTTGAAAATAATTGGCCTTTGAGATTCGCTGTCGATTTTGAATAATCCGCCAAATCGTCCAAGGATGGGCCCAAACGGAACTGGTGGAGGAAATCATGGCCAAGCGAAAATCTGAGCAGGGATCGACTGCGCTTTCAAATCGCATCGACGGAACCGTTGCCTCGTGTGACTCTGCTGGCAATCTAATCACGGACATCGCCAACGATTCGGTTGCCGGTCTGGTTGGCGACGAAAACATCTCGGTAAAGTTTGGCGATCACGAAACGTTTGGCATCTTCCCAACCAACCACGGCGAACCAGACGCGACGCTGGTTGCAAGTCTCGGAGAGTCCGGGTTTGTTCAAATCGAAATCGTTGGGATCAGCTTGAGCGAGATGCTGGGCATCAAATCTGGTGTCAAAGTGGCCGTTGCCTGGTAGAACCTGGTTCTCTTTTTCATCCGGCTGGTTCTGTTTTCCGATTCTACGGATTGCAAGCAAAACTTGTCAGCCTGTACGCTTACGTCGTTATGCGCAAAGTGGTTCAGTTGAGCCAAAAATTCTGACAGAGAAATATTTCTCACAAAAAACTAACGTCAACCAATTTGACAAGTCGATGATGGTTGTGGATCGGGAACCCCGAACCAAGCGCCGCAAGGGCGGGACACGGACCGTCTCGCATCAGGATAAAGTCATGGCATGACGATGGAGCGACATGCCATGACTTTTTTGTGCGCTCATTTCTTCTGCCTTGCTGGCAAGTCCAACAACACGCGGCCTGGACCTTGACGCGCTGATCGATTCGTGAAGCCCAAAAAAGACGCGTTGCGGAGTCTGCTTTTGGCTATATTGGCAACTCTCGAAACTTCCACTTCGACCGCCCGTCTCAGCCAACTGGAATATGGAACTGTAATGTCAGAAAGCAATCAAACTTCAAATCACACTACGCCCGTATCACTATGGTTCTGGGTCATTGGTGCGATCGCGTTGCTGTGGAATCTGATGGGATTGATGGCCTTTGCAGTTCAAATGGCGATGACCGACGAGACGATTGCCAAGCTTCCAGAAGCTCAACAGGAGATCTACAGAAACATGCCCAGTTGGGTAATCGTCTGTTTCGCCTTCGCGGTATGTTTTGGCGTCCTGGGATGCGTGCTCCTGTTATTGCGCAACAAGCTGGCCATTCCTGCCTTGATACTCTCCCTGATCGGAGTTCTGGGGCAGTACGGATACATGTTCTTTATATCCAACACGGCAGAAGTCATGGGTGCCGGAGCGATGGTGCTTCCGGCGATTGTTGTTCTAATTTCGATCGCTCTGGTGCCTTACGCGATCTCTTGCAAACAAAAGGGCAAACTAAAATAGTGCTGCTCAATCAAGGTGCGGACCCGGTTCTAACGTCTCCATGACTGAACGGCGGGCGTGCCAAAACAGAGAAGCCTGGACCAGCGCTGAAACAGACGTATTTTTGATCGGGTATACTTCAGCGAACTCTGACTGTTGGAGAAGAACCATGAAACGAACACTGAAACTTGCCGTTATCGCCATTGCATGTCTCGTCGCCGGATGTGCGAATGAACCTGTGGCTCCAGGAAACGGAGTCGCCGCAGTCGCGCAGGCTCAACAGGAACCAATCGCTGACCCGCAGCCGGAAAAATCCGAGGGCATCGGTGACAAATTTTCGGACCTCGTTGAGCAAGCCAAATCCAAAGCTCCATCGCTGGATGATATGAAGAAAATGATCGGTAGCGCCGGCGATGCGACCGGTCAAACAGCTGACGACACCATGAAGTGGGCGAACGAGATGTACAAGTCGCTTAGCGAAAGCGGCATGACGACAACAACCAATGTCAAGGACTGGGTAGCGGAAGACTGGAGCAACATTAATGCCTGGGAGTATCAGGTAGTCACAGTGGAAAGTGCGCAGCTGGTCGAGAACCCTGGGATCCTTCAAGAGAAAATGAACGAAGCCGGCAAACTTCGCTGGGAGTGCTTCCATGTTTCCGACGGGCCTGGTGCAACGATGTTCTACTTCAAACGTCGCAAGAGAAGCTACATGAAGAACCTGCCGTTAAAGGACATGTTAAAACTCGTCCCACTGCTCGATAGCGGTGGTGAGCAATAGCGTGATCGAAAACTACCGCGTTGATGAGTTCGGCGTGATCCACCAAATCGACTTTGAGCCGATTGCTTACGACGAAGAGTACATTTCTTATTACGAGAAGAAAAGCGACCGGACGATCAAACTTGGCTACCAACGAATGGGTTGGATTCTTGGGCTGACGGGTCGCATCCCCGATTCGGTGCTTGAGATCGGTTACGGAACGGGGACTTTCGTCGAGGCCGCCCAAATCACGGGCGTTGGTCGCTGTGCAGGATTCGACATCGCCGAGTTTCCTTTACCGGACGGTGTAAACTTTGTTTCGTGGGACGAGTCACTCCATTCGTTCTGGGATCTTGTCGCCATGTTTGACGTCCTGGAACACATTCCTGACTTAAGCTTTCTGGGTCAGCTCCAGACAAATCATGTCGCAATCGCGGTTCCTTACTGCCGCTGGAATGAGCTTGGCGACGACTGGTTT is part of the Mariniblastus fucicola genome and harbors:
- the gatB gene encoding Asp-tRNA(Asn)/Glu-tRNA(Gln) amidotransferase subunit GatB, yielding MTTIDREGLKFSDAKLIIGLEVHVQLKTESKLFCGCSTQFGSNPNTQTCPVCTGMPGTLPVLNEKALALSIKTGLALNCEIARYTKWDRKNYFYPDLPKGYQISQFDKPVCGEGFVEVKIPKSDEPARKIRLERAHLEEDAGKSVHDESGKGGVSKIDLNRTGTPLLEIVTKPDIRSAEEAKAFLTELKLILGYVDVSDCNMQEGSLRCDANVNLHFTDGEEAVATPIVEIKNLNSFRAAERAITHEARRQFKEFRETGETIDDAPKQTRGWDDSAQKTTPQREKELSADYRYFPDPDLIAVVISEQEIEDAKSSLGDLPAALRETLQSEYGLNDYDSDVIVSAGREMVDYFRAVADGSGKPGKPNGKMASNWVGQEVMRYLNENAATIEAYPVAADAMAELLARVTAGEVDQTRGKEVLAEMLASGCDVQEAFDKLGIVKVDSSDLDALCQQLIEENPAVIEEIKGGKVKAVGSLIGKARKINPNVNPGVLRESILKIIGL
- a CDS encoding SAM hydroxide adenosyltransferase, with the translated sequence MAKRKSEQGSTALSNRIDGTVASCDSAGNLITDIANDSVAGLVGDENISVKFGDHETFGIFPTNHGEPDATLVASLGESGFVQIEIVGISLSEMLGIKSGVKVAVAW
- a CDS encoding class I SAM-dependent methyltransferase — protein: MIENYRVDEFGVIHQIDFEPIAYDEEYISYYEKKSDRTIKLGYQRMGWILGLTGRIPDSVLEIGYGTGTFVEAAQITGVGRCAGFDIAEFPLPDGVNFVSWDESLHSFWDLVAMFDVLEHIPDLSFLGQLQTNHVAIAVPYCRWNELGDDWFRAWRMLLPNEHLHHFDDESLIATMEHFGFECLNVNTFEDGIRLRDGETGPNILSAFFRKTPESHPR